TGAACGGCAGCGAGTCACGCTCGATCGGCGATTCCTGAAGCGGGGCATCCACACGATCTTCCGCCCAGGGCGTCAGGCGGCGGACTACTTCGGCGGCAGTTTGCACGCGCTGCGCCACGTTCTTATCCATCATGGCGGCGATGATGTCGACAAACGGGTCGCTCAAATCGAGATTCAATCGCCGCGGATGCAGCGGCATATCTTCCAAGTGCCGCCGCGTTTTGTCTCGGGTGCCACCGCCTGTGTAGGGCACTTTGCCGGTAACCGAATAATACAGTGTGCAGCCGAGCGAATAGATGTCGCTGGCGGCCGTCACTTGCCGTGGGGTGAGGATTTGCTCCGGCGACAAATAATCGGCTGTGCCCACGATTTTTCCGGCCCGCGGATCAGCTTCGGTATCGTTCAGCCAGGCGGCCAGGCCCAAATCAGAAACTTTTGTAATGCCATCGGGGGTGACAAGTAAATTCCCCGGCTTCACGTCGCGGTGAATCAATCCCTGCTCGTGGGCGTGTCCTAGCCCTTTGGCCGCTTGCGTAATGATGGTTGCGGCGGCCTTCATGCTTAATGGCCCGTGCAGACGAACGTATTTTCGCAAATCGGCGGCGGGGACATACTCGGTGACCAAATAGTAAACGTTGCCATCGCGGCCGGCATCATAAGCCTGCACTAAATTCACGTGCTGCAAGCGAGCCAACGAACGAATTTCGTGGATGAAACTTGCCGTGGCGGCGGGCGTGGCCTTGCTTTTGGGAAGCACCTTCACGGCGACGATGCGGCCCATGAATTCATGCTCGGCCTTGAATACTTCCCCCATGCCGCCATGGCCGATCGGTTCCAAAATGCGATACTGACCGAGCTTGAGCTTGGTTAAGTTCGCCAGCAATTGCTTGGCTTGATAAGCGGTGAGCTTGCCTTCCTTTACCAGCCGGTCGGCAAGTTCTTTTTCCGAGATTTCGACTTGCGTGTTGCTGCGTCCGCGGCTGCGTTCGGTCCATAGCGCAACAATGACCTGATCCAGCTCGGCCGGAGTGACCAGGCCGCTGGTAAGAACAGACGTGCGAAAATTTTTCTTTTTACCTTCCACTGTTTTTATTCGTCCGCTTGTTTTCCGCTGGCAGAG
The DNA window shown above is from Pirellulales bacterium and carries:
- a CDS encoding serine/threonine-protein kinase, with the protein product MEGKKKNFRTSVLTSGLVTPAELDQVIVALWTERSRGRSNTQVEISEKELADRLVKEGKLTAYQAKQLLANLTKLKLGQYRILEPIGHGGMGEVFKAEHEFMGRIVAVKVLPKSKATPAATASFIHEIRSLARLQHVNLVQAYDAGRDGNVYYLVTEYVPAADLRKYVRLHGPLSMKAAATIITQAAKGLGHAHEQGLIHRDVKPGNLLVTPDGITKVSDLGLAAWLNDTEADPRAGKIVGTADYLSPEQILTPRQVTAASDIYSLGCTLYYSVTGKVPYTGGGTRDKTRRHLEDMPLHPRRLNLDLSDPFVDIIAAMMDKNVAQRVQTAAEVVRRLTPWAEDRVDAPLQESPIERDSLPFSSRIPLADDSDGGEQFAALPETDWQFEESLSHGSQATEPFAAITEETIPDKSDNWLAPPKRRWSQDWLLYSAASLAILVLLLVLSHLIFKW